The nucleotide window CAGACCTCAAATACCCagtcaaaacaaaacaacatgaAGTATTCCTTATTATTTAGGTTAGAAATAAACAATGGCAGTTGAACAATTAATATATGTCATGGCTATAGTTCCTTCACACGCCTTTATTTGTAAAATACTTAATTGAAGGCAAATGCAAGGCATGAACACAATGATGGCTGAGTTCCTAGATCaaggaagaaaagaatgcaATGTTAAGTATAGACAACAACAATAGTCACTTGTAGAAACCAATTATTTGCAGTGAAAATAAGGTTTGTTCAAAGCAAATATAACATGCGATAAGACGTATAATTGAAAGTGAATACAAAGACTGGCCCAAACCTTAATAGAAGCAAAGAAGCATGAGACGtgcaaaacaaaatgttaaatacTACCTAGGCAAGGCACCGGCCTTCATGGCCTGTTTTAGATTTTGTAGACggttcttttcttgtttttcaacTCTCTGCTTCTTCTCAGCCTTTCTTTTGGCGAAAGGATCCTCCCCTGGTTCTGCAGTAAATgcaattttatatgaaaaatagatGACATAAATGTGCACAActataccacaaaaacttcccaaacacATACATGTTTGCTGAAAATTAGTATTACAGATTataatcacaaataaataaatatataaactagTTCAATGTCATGAAGAAGTACAAAAGGGCGCAGAACACTTTGGTGGTGCCtctgaaattcaaaatgtttCCATGTTATCAGAATTGAATTGCCCATGAGGAGATTGTTTCGTCTTTACTCATTAGTACAAATATACAACATGTAACACTTACCATCAGTTGGTTTGGCCTCAATAATAGGAATATCCTTGTCATCGTTTACACGATCATAACCATGACGCCTCTTCCAAGTGCTGGTTTGTTCATCAAAGACTCGTTTATCTTTCTTGTGATTCTTTATTCCtgaaagcatacaaaacaagaaaatttatatgatcaacaatgaaaataaCTGCAGATGATAACTTTACTTGATCATTTCAGCATGTTCAATCTTCGAAATCACTAACCTTTCATCTTGGCAAACTGTTCCCACTTTGTTGGGGGCTTAGGCTTTGGAAGCTGAGAGTGGCAAGATAGTTAAAATTAGCAGTAGCTAAAAGCTATAAGTTCAAATTttccacccaaaaaaaaaaaaaaaaattcattttgcaGCTAATTGACAATATGAATATGTAACACCATACACGCTCTACAAGTCATTCACAAGTGAAAGCAAAGCAAGTCAAACACATTGTGCATATGCAACACCAGTGGATATCAAGCCAATTTCTTTCTCAGATGCCAAACTACGATTTTGCATGCTCTGGCAGGATTGTAACAgcataagaaaagaatgaactTACATGCTTCTCTCTGGGGAGCTTTGTGGTAGGCTCCGGAAGAGTGACTATGGGACCATCGGGATCTTCAGAAGAAGGCAAGCTGAAAAGCGCATTAGCCACAGCCTGAACGAGCTCCGTGCCTCTCTCCAAACACTTTCTCGTAAGCTCCTCCCTAGAAAAACCAACCATCAAAAGGATTTCAGTATAGCCGCCAGcttaaaaccctagaaaccatAGAAAGAGAGGAAAAGATTGGAATTTGAGGGAAGACCTGGAATCGGGAAGGGATGGGAAATGGTGGGATGGATCGTAGGCCATGAGATTGCCGAGGTCGATCTGGAACTTCTCGGCCTCCATTGtcgatgatgatggtgatgccCCTCCCTCCCCTATTGATTCTCCCGCGCCCCCTTTCTTCAAGATTTCTAGGGTTCCAAATTctaattgtataataatataactGAGATCAATCTATCCATTATTCAGTAGCAATACCAATCACGAGGCATCATAACTCATGCACAGAAACCTTTCTTATCagttcataattaattaattaattaattaattttgtattctttttaaaattattttaaaaaaaattatgttctcgtatatatgtatatgacgCTTGTcactttagtaaaaaaaattatatacttaCTTTAAATTGAATTCCATgtaaaattttagtatttaacttatattttttgttatctttttgttttgtatatataccttaaaaattaaaaaagaaaaaatatttgccCAACTCCACATTCATTGATAAATTTTAGggttgtaaacgagccgagcagACCTGAGTATCACCAGgctcgagctcgttcgagctatttttttgtgctcgagcttGGTTCGCTGAAAAGCTCAAGTAGCTCGAGTtcggctcgtttaagctcgattAGCTTATATACaaaagtatttttgtaatttaatataatttatataattatgtatttttataatttatatatagataatttaatattttatatataaaaactcgTTTAGGCTCACGAGCCTCATGAGCTGAATATTtttgggctcgagctcggctcgtcaACGTAAACGAGCAGCTCGAGCTCAGCTCAACTcgtgaaaaatcgaatcgaatTCGAACATTGACCAAGTCGCTCACgagtagcttggctcatttacaccgtattgataataaataataatttagaaaaGTGAcacatattttcataaatatatatttttatatatgtacgGTAATGTATCAAAATATTCAGAAATATCTCagaataatcaaaatatatttgaatgTTTACTTTTACTAATATTACCAGCACTATATGTGTAGATGCAATACACAGTGCATAGCgagaaattttttcaaataattgaattaactactgttaaaaatgaaagaaaattatgaaaccaagaaattagaagaaattgataggataaataaatacttaaataaaaagtagagatgaaatttgataaaagtcCTATAACAATTCATAAATTGCTTATACATCCTCATCGATCCCTAGCATATTCTTATTTATATCCACAACACTTTGGTATTTACTGTAGTATGGTTGCCATTAAAGCCCTAAGCCCAAGCCATGTTTTTATagtaatcaataaataatatttaaataatcttCATTGAACATATTGAAATTAGTTTCCTTCCAAATAAAATCAGCCTGCCATAccttaaataaataagaattacTCCACTATATTTTCAAAGGAACTCATTAATGTGTATCAGTGTATGTGCACATAACTGAATAACTATAAACCAAAAATACACTTTAATACTCAATGTGTGGTTGCAATTTAAAGCTCACTTCCTCTTGAACTTTGATTTCactgattaatttttattttaaatttaaatgactTCATactataaaataatacaatatctgatttaattttattgtgatCAACGTTATGAATAATTTTCAGTTATATTGCTGATATAAGCTTAATTAAAACTTGGTTTCAATAAGTTCAAAGATAAATGTTAGAGATTATGATAAACACAAGCtctatttcaaattaatttgagttaaattaggattttagtttagataaattatttaaaccactgattattttatatagataaaatAATTGAGGTTAGTTATTTTATCTAAGCttaattatgatatttataaatagctattgttttctccatgaaattatatatatatatatatatatatatataatgcaaatAAACTTTTAATGTACTCAAACTAttgatttgtgttttatttcACAAAAGTTTGTAAATCATATTCATTgacattagaataaaaaaaaacacatacattAGATTGcagtcttttttttaataggtcAGTGAcgagaaataatttaataactaatGATTATATGTGCGAAGTCATCTAAGTCAtctaagtgaaaaaaaaaatgaatacaaatgaatgaaaacacaacGAAAGGTGGGAGATTACTATCTTgtcaattttaatatttatctatattattaaacactttttttaaaaaatatatatatatatcatttatttattatttaaaaaaaaacacatgcattttTCAATGCATGTGAATGATTGGGGGCCGGTGACAGTCGAATGAAAATTGCAGACCGCCTAACTTGGCATCTCATACTTTTGATATTAATGTGATCATATGGACAGAAGCGGATGTTTGAGTTCATCAATTAAATATCTCTCTGGAACCTGTCAACCTCTACACAACAAAAACGAATCTTTTAACTCTTCATGTTTTGCACGCTATTCATCCATCTCACACGCATACGCATGTATACAGTACtgactcaagtatataaatatgtaatattattattgtctaTGATCACCACCCTAGCTCTTTTACTGGGGCAGGTGATATCCTTTtccttaatttataattttatgatggGAGTCAAAATGCTATCTCTGTCACCGCTCGATCTCTATTACCGGGGTAGGTGATATATATCCTTTGTCTTTAAAAATCTAATGATCAAAGTTCAAATCCAATTTGTTTTTTGTCTGcatttctcaaatatatatatatatatatatatataggtactCTGTATATATCACTTGTATGAAGTTATTATGAATCtctttgcatgcatgcatgctgcatgcatgcatgggttACGCTCTCACGTATATGAAAGAAAAGTACCGAGTTAAACACGTGATATTCACGTG belongs to Dioscorea cayenensis subsp. rotundata cultivar TDr96_F1 chromosome 17, TDr96_F1_v2_PseudoChromosome.rev07_lg8_w22 25.fasta, whole genome shotgun sequence and includes:
- the LOC120280702 gene encoding ribosome biogenesis regulatory protein homolog produces the protein MEAEKFQIDLGNLMAYDPSHHFPSLPDSREELTRKCLERGTELVQAVANALFSLPSSEDPDGPIVTLPEPTTKLPREKHLPKPKPPTKWEQFAKMKGIKNHKKDKRVFDEQTSTWKRRHGYDRVNDDKDIPIIEAKPTDEPGEDPFAKRKAEKKQRVEKQEKNRLQNLKQAMKAGALPSHVQLAATALPITGTKTEVPEKANKQELENVAGMAAAATASGGKFDKKLPGEKPAKHPGKYRKFLPVVEGKGLGSQEKQQTDKILNKLMSQSSHDILDVNKAVSMYNVKAEKRRKHEKEKGASSSNSGKLKPKKKSFKKSATKKSSKKSAPKKH